A portion of the Echeneis naucrates chromosome 5, fEcheNa1.1, whole genome shotgun sequence genome contains these proteins:
- the sfi1 gene encoding protein SFI1 homolog isoform X3, whose translation MRDGFHAMQSNGAKTEGGRLRPVSGASRQIRKVQTRKVPYRVGYSWSKGGRLKELRIRHLARKFLKIWIRNTFGRLLPHKAKSYYDRVLLRRAFGGWRDEWWTARHEWSLTLRAECHYRYYLCNLTFHSWRMFMLLQREKKNKLQMAQSHADRQRMRLVWDRWEVFIEVRRLKMTMLESAFEQNRLATLHSAWNFWQTRFQQHQDLHALEDQALKQQALILQRKAWLQWKGRHKALCCQKKKESTASLHFILKVKRKTLHQWMSYVSSYRTQKESQAKIQLSCYLHLVRRCWSIWRNALQSKWRNEDRMHAAGQLAIQSTQRRALEHWKTYVVLCKGEAEVNQMAIQHHQHHLLTAGLKGLSLNIILNKTHRLNNNIALQHYYQNMMRKFWKLWQDHLEEAEDKSFQQLTEMAQTKYSTSLLSSCFHSWREKFSERRHMQELEHRADIWFAEHLLPQYFKLWVQFTLQKRCHTERRHKAEVYNQQRQYTWVFYTWWGRSERHKEQMLSQRMAILHEERCQMQRAWDHWRQRTVHRLNEEEKQKASDGLYRQRLLHKVMTQWKNNSTEIRERRNQEQQACHRGDLQHMKWALDRWKKFVQRQKVKKGKLEEAQHYHEAKLLKHTFMAWKTHHLQMSQIYRRTEELHKQKTQCFLRTVMSVWKKNAGLQAEAQLMEKQAQNHLKHFLQLKVFLAWREATKCAVSQHYQQEEAVKRLQRSINQGCQLRHLRQWRRQTRETFMDRLHMEKARQHHNFKLLSKAMKMWNMYHFQHRKHKVMKRQGILLLKLKLNQTYFEKWKIKLQHRQREVYQTEQALWHWSLTLQAKVLYGWRLWVSEQRRRQEQAARAALVYRNQLLKEGVTRILTYAAHMNDLTASITQQTHKQRSHHLQRVVKRCAMHWKQRALCKPQQEQVIQKQPSKKTVTFSLTAPGLTSADSVEQEDEGVLCKLLPTHTPRRQPRCSAELFESPLMVSTHEGTHNHCGISNTNAISLQKKHHAVPFFLHPSKVLVCTTHQSTAITKPSEPLVSGVDSSQGIHDQDLLLPPSAFLPTGFQNMLGKTHSLSSRTAPAESSHQFVKHKSKYPATPLQVSSEETECFHGKEELTGPTATLTRELLSIQQDMKSFQEDRKRLRGWQKLKEILKTWLQTTGEDEQMDKDSVCQELLVLEERIESLSSDLGKRRPVMLLHSERIQHLQSVLHTLGVTSSFQKIKDMECNHSPFTT comes from the exons ACGGATTTCACGCAATGCAGAGCAACGGTgcaaagacagagggaggtCGGCTAAGACCTGTCAGCGGTGCCAGCAGACAAATCCGTAAAGTCCAGACAAGGAAGGTTCCTTATAGAGTTGGATACAGCTGGAGCAAAGGCGGGAGGCTGAAGGAGCTGAGAATAAG GCACCTAGCTAGAAAGTTCCTGAAGATATGGATCCGGAACACCTTTGGCCGACTTCTTCCTCATAAAGCCAA GTCTTACTATGACCGTGTGTTGCTGAGACGAGCCTTTGGTGGATGGAGAGATGAGTGGTGGACAGCCAGACATGAGTGGAGTCTTACATTGAGGGCTGAGTGTCATTACAG GTATTATCTGTGCAATTTAACATTCCATAGCTGGCGAATGTTCATGTTGTtgcagagggagaagaaaaacaaattacaaatgGCTCAATCACATG CTGACAGGCAACGCATGCGTCTGGTTTGGGACAGGTGGGAGGTCTTCATAGAGGTGAGGCGACTGAAGATGACAATGCTAGAATCGGCTTTTGAGCAGAACAGACTTGCAACTCTACA ttcAGCATGGAACTTTTGGCAGACTAGATTCCAGCAGCATCAAGACCTTCACGCACTGGAGGACCAAGCCCTCAAACAGCAGGCACTTATTTTACAGAGGAAG GCTTGGCTTCAGTGGAAAGGAAGGCACAAAGCTTTATGttgccagaaaaagaaagaatccacagcttcacttcatttcattctcaaagtgaaaagaaaaacattgcaTCAGTGGATGAGTTATGTGTCCAGCTATCGAACCCAAAAAGAGTCACAAG CTAAAATTCAGCTTTCCTGTTATCTCCACCTGGTGAGGAGATGTTGGAGTATTTGGCGAAATGCACTACAAAGCAAGTGGAGGAATGAGGACCGTATGCATGCTGCAGGGCAGTTAGCCATACAAAGCACTCAACGTAGAGCACTGGAACATTGGAAAACTT ATGTGGTGCTGTGCAAAGGTGAAGCTGAAGTAAACCAGATGGCAATTCAACACCATCAACATCATCTATTG ACTGCTGGATTGAAGGGACTTTCTCTCAATATCATCTTGAACAAAACACATCGCTTGAACAACAACATAGCCCTCCAGCATTattatcaaaat atgaTGAGGAAGTTCTGGAAGCTGTGGCAGGACCACCTGGAAGAGGCTGAAGACAAGAGTTTTCAACAACTTACTGAAATGGCACAGACTAAATAcag CACATCACTGTTAAGCAGCTGTTTTCACTCTTGGAGGGAGAAATTTTCTGAACGGAGACACATGCAG GAACTGGAGCATCGCGCAGATATTTGGTTTGCAGAGCACCTGCTGCCTCAGTATTTCAAATTGTGGGTGCAGTTCACTCTGCAGAAGAGATGCCATACAGAGAGGAGACACAAGGCAGAAGTGTATAATCA GCAGCGTCAGTACACTTGGGTGTTTTACACCTGGTGGGGACGGTCAGAGAGGCACAAGGAGCAAATGCTCTCTCAGCGGATG GCAATCCTACATGAGGAGCGATGCCAGATGCAGAGAGCCTGGGATCACTGGAGGCAAAGGACAGTGCACCGGCTcaatgaggaggagaagcagaaggCTTCAGATGGTCTGTATAGGCAAAGACTTCTCCACAAGGTGATGAcacagtggaaaaacaacagcactgaGATTCGAGAAAG AAGAAACCAAGAGCAGCAAGCCTGTCATCGAGGTGACCTGCAGCACATGAAATGGGCCTTGGACAGATGGAAAAAG tttgttcagaggcagaaagtgaaaaaaggCAAACTGGAGGAGGCACAACATTACCATGAAGCTAAACTTCTCAAACACACCTTTATGGCTTGGAAG ACACATCACCTACAAATGTCTCAGATCTACAGAAGGACGGAGGAActtcacaaacagaaaacacaatgctTTCTCAG GACAGTTATGTCGGTGTGGAAGAAGAATGCAGGTCTGCAGGCAGAGGCCCAGCTCATGGAGAAACAAGCACAGAATCACTTGAAGCACTTTCTTCAGTTAAAG GTGTTTCTTGCATGGAGAGAAGCAACCAAATGTGCAGTGTCACAGCACTACCAGCAGGAGGAAGCAGTGAAGAGGCTTCAGAGATCCATAAACCAAG GGTGTCAGCTGCGGCATTTAAGACAGTGGAGGAGACAAACCAGAGAGACTTTCATGGACAGGCTGCATATGGAAAAAGCCAGACAGCACCACAATTTCAAACTCCTGTCCAAAGCAATGAAAATGTGGAACATGTATCACTTCCAACACCGAAAACACAAG GTGATGAAACGACAAGGGATCCTGTTGCTGAAATTAAAGCTGAACCAGACCTActttgaaaaatggaaaataaag ctgcagcacagacagagagaagttTACCAGACTGAGCAGGCACTCTGGCACTGGTCTCTAACGCTACAGGCCAAG GTTCTGTATGGATGGAGACTGTGGGTCTCTGAGCAACGCAGAAGGCAGGAGCAGGCGGCCAGAGCTGCATTGGTTTACAGAAATCAGCTGCTGAAGGAGGGTGTGACACGCATTCTCACATATGCAGCTCATATGAATGATCTCACAGCGAGcatcacacaacagacacacaaacaa AGGTCACACCATCTCCAAAGAGTGGTGAAACGTTGTGCTATGCACTGGAAACAGCGGGCACTCTGTAAACCACAACAAGAACAAGTAATCCAGAAACAACCATCAAAAAAAACCGTGACCTTCAGTTTGACTGCCCCTGGGCTGACCTCGGCTGACTCAGTGGAGCAGGAAGACGAAGGAGTGCTCTGCAAGCT GCTTCCCACCCATACGCCTCGACGGCAGCCACGCTGCAGTGCAGAACTGTTTGAGTCCCCACTTATGGTCTCTACACATGAAGG caccCATAACCACTGTGGCATCAGCAACACTAATGCAATCTCTCTACAAAAAAAGCATCACGCAGTGCCATTCTTCCTTCATCCTTCCAAAGTCCTTGTTTGCACCACACATCAAAGCACCGCCATTACTAAACCTTCTGAGCCTCTTGTGTCTGGAGTGGACTCCTCTCAGGGGATCCATGACCAAGATCTTCTTTTACCTCCGTCTGCTTTCTTGCCCACTGGATTTCAAAATATG ttGGGAAAGACACACAGCCTCAGCTCAAGAACTGCCCCAGCTGAGTCTTCTCATCAGTTTGTTAAACATAAATCCAAATATCCAG cAACACCTTTGCAAGTATCTAGTGAAGaaactgaatgttttcatgGAAAAGAGGAATTAACTGGTCCCACAGCAACTCTGACAAGAGAACTGCTCAGCATTCAGCAGGACATGAAGAGTTTCCAAGAGGACAGGAAACGGCTTcg GGGATGGCAAAAACTGAAAGAGATATTGAAAACATGGCTGCAGACCACTGGAGAGGATGAACAAATGGACAAAGATTCTGTTTGTCAGGAGTTGCTTGTG TTGGAGGAACGTATTGAGAGCCTGTCCAGTGATCTAGGAAAACGAAGGCCAGTGATGCTGCTGCACTCAGAGAGAATCCAGCACTTACAGAGCGTCCTCCATACTTTAGGAGTTACTTCTTcctttcaaaaaataaaagacatggAATGTAACCACTCTCCATTTACAACCTAA
- the sfi1 gene encoding protein SFI1 homolog isoform X1: MRDGFHAMQSNGAKTEGGRLRPVSGASRQIRKVQTRKVPYRVGYSWSKGGRLKELRIRHLARKFLKIWIRNTFGRLLPHKAKSYYDRVLLRRAFGGWRDEWWTARHEWSLTLRAECHYRYYLCNLTFHSWRMFMLLQREKKNKLQMAQSHADRQRMRLVWDRWEVFIEVRRLKMTMLESAFEQNRLATLHSAWNFWQTRFQQHQDLHALEDQALKQQALILQRKAWLQWKGRHKALCCQKKKESTASLHFILKVKRKTLHQWMSYVSSYRTQKESQAKIQLSCYLHLVRRCWSIWRNALQSKWRNEDRMHAAGQLAIQSTQRRALEHWKTYVVLCKGEAEVNQMAIQHHQHHLLVRAQNQTAKEQSEIISCIYFCVLLFQTAGLKGLSLNIILNKTHRLNNNIALQHYYQNMMRKFWKLWQDHLEEAEDKSFQQLTEMAQTKYSTSLLSSCFHSWREKFSERRHMQELEHRADIWFAEHLLPQYFKLWVQFTLQKRCHTERRHKAEVYNQQRQYTWVFYTWWGRSERHKEQMLSQRMAILHEERCQMQRAWDHWRQRTVHRLNEEEKQKASDGLYRQRLLHKVMTQWKNNSTEIRERRNQEQQACHRGDLQHMKWALDRWKKFVQRQKVKKGKLEEAQHYHEAKLLKHTFMAWKTHHLQMSQIYRRTEELHKQKTQCFLRTVMSVWKKNAGLQAEAQLMEKQAQNHLKHFLQLKVFLAWREATKCAVSQHYQQEEAVKRLQRSINQGCQLRHLRQWRRQTRETFMDRLHMEKARQHHNFKLLSKAMKMWNMYHFQHRKHKVMKRQGILLLKLKLNQTYFEKWKIKLQHRQREVYQTEQALWHWSLTLQAKVLYGWRLWVSEQRRRQEQAARAALVYRNQLLKEGVTRILTYAAHMNDLTASITQQTHKQRSHHLQRVVKRCAMHWKQRALCKPQQEQVIQKQPSKKTVTFSLTAPGLTSADSVEQEDEGVLCKLLPTHTPRRQPRCSAELFESPLMVSTHEGTHNHCGISNTNAISLQKKHHAVPFFLHPSKVLVCTTHQSTAITKPSEPLVSGVDSSQGIHDQDLLLPPSAFLPTGFQNMLGKTHSLSSRTAPAESSHQFVKHKSKYPATPLQVSSEETECFHGKEELTGPTATLTRELLSIQQDMKSFQEDRKRLRGWQKLKEILKTWLQTTGEDEQMDKDSVCQELLVLEERIESLSSDLGKRRPVMLLHSERIQHLQSVLHTLGVTSSFQKIKDMECNHSPFTT, encoded by the exons ACGGATTTCACGCAATGCAGAGCAACGGTgcaaagacagagggaggtCGGCTAAGACCTGTCAGCGGTGCCAGCAGACAAATCCGTAAAGTCCAGACAAGGAAGGTTCCTTATAGAGTTGGATACAGCTGGAGCAAAGGCGGGAGGCTGAAGGAGCTGAGAATAAG GCACCTAGCTAGAAAGTTCCTGAAGATATGGATCCGGAACACCTTTGGCCGACTTCTTCCTCATAAAGCCAA GTCTTACTATGACCGTGTGTTGCTGAGACGAGCCTTTGGTGGATGGAGAGATGAGTGGTGGACAGCCAGACATGAGTGGAGTCTTACATTGAGGGCTGAGTGTCATTACAG GTATTATCTGTGCAATTTAACATTCCATAGCTGGCGAATGTTCATGTTGTtgcagagggagaagaaaaacaaattacaaatgGCTCAATCACATG CTGACAGGCAACGCATGCGTCTGGTTTGGGACAGGTGGGAGGTCTTCATAGAGGTGAGGCGACTGAAGATGACAATGCTAGAATCGGCTTTTGAGCAGAACAGACTTGCAACTCTACA ttcAGCATGGAACTTTTGGCAGACTAGATTCCAGCAGCATCAAGACCTTCACGCACTGGAGGACCAAGCCCTCAAACAGCAGGCACTTATTTTACAGAGGAAG GCTTGGCTTCAGTGGAAAGGAAGGCACAAAGCTTTATGttgccagaaaaagaaagaatccacagcttcacttcatttcattctcaaagtgaaaagaaaaacattgcaTCAGTGGATGAGTTATGTGTCCAGCTATCGAACCCAAAAAGAGTCACAAG CTAAAATTCAGCTTTCCTGTTATCTCCACCTGGTGAGGAGATGTTGGAGTATTTGGCGAAATGCACTACAAAGCAAGTGGAGGAATGAGGACCGTATGCATGCTGCAGGGCAGTTAGCCATACAAAGCACTCAACGTAGAGCACTGGAACATTGGAAAACTT ATGTGGTGCTGTGCAAAGGTGAAGCTGAAGTAAACCAGATGGCAATTCAACACCATCAACATCATCTATTGGTGAGAGCCCAAAATCAAACAGCAAAAGAACAGAGTGAGATAATTTCATGTATATATTTCTGTGTATTGTTGTTTCAGACTGCTGGATTGAAGGGACTTTCTCTCAATATCATCTTGAACAAAACACATCGCTTGAACAACAACATAGCCCTCCAGCATTattatcaaaat atgaTGAGGAAGTTCTGGAAGCTGTGGCAGGACCACCTGGAAGAGGCTGAAGACAAGAGTTTTCAACAACTTACTGAAATGGCACAGACTAAATAcag CACATCACTGTTAAGCAGCTGTTTTCACTCTTGGAGGGAGAAATTTTCTGAACGGAGACACATGCAG GAACTGGAGCATCGCGCAGATATTTGGTTTGCAGAGCACCTGCTGCCTCAGTATTTCAAATTGTGGGTGCAGTTCACTCTGCAGAAGAGATGCCATACAGAGAGGAGACACAAGGCAGAAGTGTATAATCA GCAGCGTCAGTACACTTGGGTGTTTTACACCTGGTGGGGACGGTCAGAGAGGCACAAGGAGCAAATGCTCTCTCAGCGGATG GCAATCCTACATGAGGAGCGATGCCAGATGCAGAGAGCCTGGGATCACTGGAGGCAAAGGACAGTGCACCGGCTcaatgaggaggagaagcagaaggCTTCAGATGGTCTGTATAGGCAAAGACTTCTCCACAAGGTGATGAcacagtggaaaaacaacagcactgaGATTCGAGAAAG AAGAAACCAAGAGCAGCAAGCCTGTCATCGAGGTGACCTGCAGCACATGAAATGGGCCTTGGACAGATGGAAAAAG tttgttcagaggcagaaagtgaaaaaaggCAAACTGGAGGAGGCACAACATTACCATGAAGCTAAACTTCTCAAACACACCTTTATGGCTTGGAAG ACACATCACCTACAAATGTCTCAGATCTACAGAAGGACGGAGGAActtcacaaacagaaaacacaatgctTTCTCAG GACAGTTATGTCGGTGTGGAAGAAGAATGCAGGTCTGCAGGCAGAGGCCCAGCTCATGGAGAAACAAGCACAGAATCACTTGAAGCACTTTCTTCAGTTAAAG GTGTTTCTTGCATGGAGAGAAGCAACCAAATGTGCAGTGTCACAGCACTACCAGCAGGAGGAAGCAGTGAAGAGGCTTCAGAGATCCATAAACCAAG GGTGTCAGCTGCGGCATTTAAGACAGTGGAGGAGACAAACCAGAGAGACTTTCATGGACAGGCTGCATATGGAAAAAGCCAGACAGCACCACAATTTCAAACTCCTGTCCAAAGCAATGAAAATGTGGAACATGTATCACTTCCAACACCGAAAACACAAG GTGATGAAACGACAAGGGATCCTGTTGCTGAAATTAAAGCTGAACCAGACCTActttgaaaaatggaaaataaag ctgcagcacagacagagagaagttTACCAGACTGAGCAGGCACTCTGGCACTGGTCTCTAACGCTACAGGCCAAG GTTCTGTATGGATGGAGACTGTGGGTCTCTGAGCAACGCAGAAGGCAGGAGCAGGCGGCCAGAGCTGCATTGGTTTACAGAAATCAGCTGCTGAAGGAGGGTGTGACACGCATTCTCACATATGCAGCTCATATGAATGATCTCACAGCGAGcatcacacaacagacacacaaacaa AGGTCACACCATCTCCAAAGAGTGGTGAAACGTTGTGCTATGCACTGGAAACAGCGGGCACTCTGTAAACCACAACAAGAACAAGTAATCCAGAAACAACCATCAAAAAAAACCGTGACCTTCAGTTTGACTGCCCCTGGGCTGACCTCGGCTGACTCAGTGGAGCAGGAAGACGAAGGAGTGCTCTGCAAGCT GCTTCCCACCCATACGCCTCGACGGCAGCCACGCTGCAGTGCAGAACTGTTTGAGTCCCCACTTATGGTCTCTACACATGAAGG caccCATAACCACTGTGGCATCAGCAACACTAATGCAATCTCTCTACAAAAAAAGCATCACGCAGTGCCATTCTTCCTTCATCCTTCCAAAGTCCTTGTTTGCACCACACATCAAAGCACCGCCATTACTAAACCTTCTGAGCCTCTTGTGTCTGGAGTGGACTCCTCTCAGGGGATCCATGACCAAGATCTTCTTTTACCTCCGTCTGCTTTCTTGCCCACTGGATTTCAAAATATG ttGGGAAAGACACACAGCCTCAGCTCAAGAACTGCCCCAGCTGAGTCTTCTCATCAGTTTGTTAAACATAAATCCAAATATCCAG cAACACCTTTGCAAGTATCTAGTGAAGaaactgaatgttttcatgGAAAAGAGGAATTAACTGGTCCCACAGCAACTCTGACAAGAGAACTGCTCAGCATTCAGCAGGACATGAAGAGTTTCCAAGAGGACAGGAAACGGCTTcg GGGATGGCAAAAACTGAAAGAGATATTGAAAACATGGCTGCAGACCACTGGAGAGGATGAACAAATGGACAAAGATTCTGTTTGTCAGGAGTTGCTTGTG TTGGAGGAACGTATTGAGAGCCTGTCCAGTGATCTAGGAAAACGAAGGCCAGTGATGCTGCTGCACTCAGAGAGAATCCAGCACTTACAGAGCGTCCTCCATACTTTAGGAGTTACTTCTTcctttcaaaaaataaaagacatggAATGTAACCACTCTCCATTTACAACCTAA
- the sfi1 gene encoding protein SFI1 homolog isoform X2: protein MQSNGAKTEGGRLRPVSGASRQIRKVQTRKVPYRVGYSWSKGGRLKELRIRHLARKFLKIWIRNTFGRLLPHKAKSYYDRVLLRRAFGGWRDEWWTARHEWSLTLRAECHYRYYLCNLTFHSWRMFMLLQREKKNKLQMAQSHADRQRMRLVWDRWEVFIEVRRLKMTMLESAFEQNRLATLHSAWNFWQTRFQQHQDLHALEDQALKQQALILQRKAWLQWKGRHKALCCQKKKESTASLHFILKVKRKTLHQWMSYVSSYRTQKESQAKIQLSCYLHLVRRCWSIWRNALQSKWRNEDRMHAAGQLAIQSTQRRALEHWKTYVVLCKGEAEVNQMAIQHHQHHLLVRAQNQTAKEQSEIISCIYFCVLLFQTAGLKGLSLNIILNKTHRLNNNIALQHYYQNMMRKFWKLWQDHLEEAEDKSFQQLTEMAQTKYSTSLLSSCFHSWREKFSERRHMQELEHRADIWFAEHLLPQYFKLWVQFTLQKRCHTERRHKAEVYNQQRQYTWVFYTWWGRSERHKEQMLSQRMAILHEERCQMQRAWDHWRQRTVHRLNEEEKQKASDGLYRQRLLHKVMTQWKNNSTEIRERRNQEQQACHRGDLQHMKWALDRWKKFVQRQKVKKGKLEEAQHYHEAKLLKHTFMAWKTHHLQMSQIYRRTEELHKQKTQCFLRTVMSVWKKNAGLQAEAQLMEKQAQNHLKHFLQLKVFLAWREATKCAVSQHYQQEEAVKRLQRSINQGCQLRHLRQWRRQTRETFMDRLHMEKARQHHNFKLLSKAMKMWNMYHFQHRKHKVMKRQGILLLKLKLNQTYFEKWKIKLQHRQREVYQTEQALWHWSLTLQAKVLYGWRLWVSEQRRRQEQAARAALVYRNQLLKEGVTRILTYAAHMNDLTASITQQTHKQRSHHLQRVVKRCAMHWKQRALCKPQQEQVIQKQPSKKTVTFSLTAPGLTSADSVEQEDEGVLCKLLPTHTPRRQPRCSAELFESPLMVSTHEGTHNHCGISNTNAISLQKKHHAVPFFLHPSKVLVCTTHQSTAITKPSEPLVSGVDSSQGIHDQDLLLPPSAFLPTGFQNMLGKTHSLSSRTAPAESSHQFVKHKSKYPATPLQVSSEETECFHGKEELTGPTATLTRELLSIQQDMKSFQEDRKRLRGWQKLKEILKTWLQTTGEDEQMDKDSVCQELLVLEERIESLSSDLGKRRPVMLLHSERIQHLQSVLHTLGVTSSFQKIKDMECNHSPFTT from the exons ATGCAGAGCAACGGTgcaaagacagagggaggtCGGCTAAGACCTGTCAGCGGTGCCAGCAGACAAATCCGTAAAGTCCAGACAAGGAAGGTTCCTTATAGAGTTGGATACAGCTGGAGCAAAGGCGGGAGGCTGAAGGAGCTGAGAATAAG GCACCTAGCTAGAAAGTTCCTGAAGATATGGATCCGGAACACCTTTGGCCGACTTCTTCCTCATAAAGCCAA GTCTTACTATGACCGTGTGTTGCTGAGACGAGCCTTTGGTGGATGGAGAGATGAGTGGTGGACAGCCAGACATGAGTGGAGTCTTACATTGAGGGCTGAGTGTCATTACAG GTATTATCTGTGCAATTTAACATTCCATAGCTGGCGAATGTTCATGTTGTtgcagagggagaagaaaaacaaattacaaatgGCTCAATCACATG CTGACAGGCAACGCATGCGTCTGGTTTGGGACAGGTGGGAGGTCTTCATAGAGGTGAGGCGACTGAAGATGACAATGCTAGAATCGGCTTTTGAGCAGAACAGACTTGCAACTCTACA ttcAGCATGGAACTTTTGGCAGACTAGATTCCAGCAGCATCAAGACCTTCACGCACTGGAGGACCAAGCCCTCAAACAGCAGGCACTTATTTTACAGAGGAAG GCTTGGCTTCAGTGGAAAGGAAGGCACAAAGCTTTATGttgccagaaaaagaaagaatccacagcttcacttcatttcattctcaaagtgaaaagaaaaacattgcaTCAGTGGATGAGTTATGTGTCCAGCTATCGAACCCAAAAAGAGTCACAAG CTAAAATTCAGCTTTCCTGTTATCTCCACCTGGTGAGGAGATGTTGGAGTATTTGGCGAAATGCACTACAAAGCAAGTGGAGGAATGAGGACCGTATGCATGCTGCAGGGCAGTTAGCCATACAAAGCACTCAACGTAGAGCACTGGAACATTGGAAAACTT ATGTGGTGCTGTGCAAAGGTGAAGCTGAAGTAAACCAGATGGCAATTCAACACCATCAACATCATCTATTGGTGAGAGCCCAAAATCAAACAGCAAAAGAACAGAGTGAGATAATTTCATGTATATATTTCTGTGTATTGTTGTTTCAGACTGCTGGATTGAAGGGACTTTCTCTCAATATCATCTTGAACAAAACACATCGCTTGAACAACAACATAGCCCTCCAGCATTattatcaaaat atgaTGAGGAAGTTCTGGAAGCTGTGGCAGGACCACCTGGAAGAGGCTGAAGACAAGAGTTTTCAACAACTTACTGAAATGGCACAGACTAAATAcag CACATCACTGTTAAGCAGCTGTTTTCACTCTTGGAGGGAGAAATTTTCTGAACGGAGACACATGCAG GAACTGGAGCATCGCGCAGATATTTGGTTTGCAGAGCACCTGCTGCCTCAGTATTTCAAATTGTGGGTGCAGTTCACTCTGCAGAAGAGATGCCATACAGAGAGGAGACACAAGGCAGAAGTGTATAATCA GCAGCGTCAGTACACTTGGGTGTTTTACACCTGGTGGGGACGGTCAGAGAGGCACAAGGAGCAAATGCTCTCTCAGCGGATG GCAATCCTACATGAGGAGCGATGCCAGATGCAGAGAGCCTGGGATCACTGGAGGCAAAGGACAGTGCACCGGCTcaatgaggaggagaagcagaaggCTTCAGATGGTCTGTATAGGCAAAGACTTCTCCACAAGGTGATGAcacagtggaaaaacaacagcactgaGATTCGAGAAAG AAGAAACCAAGAGCAGCAAGCCTGTCATCGAGGTGACCTGCAGCACATGAAATGGGCCTTGGACAGATGGAAAAAG tttgttcagaggcagaaagtgaaaaaaggCAAACTGGAGGAGGCACAACATTACCATGAAGCTAAACTTCTCAAACACACCTTTATGGCTTGGAAG ACACATCACCTACAAATGTCTCAGATCTACAGAAGGACGGAGGAActtcacaaacagaaaacacaatgctTTCTCAG GACAGTTATGTCGGTGTGGAAGAAGAATGCAGGTCTGCAGGCAGAGGCCCAGCTCATGGAGAAACAAGCACAGAATCACTTGAAGCACTTTCTTCAGTTAAAG GTGTTTCTTGCATGGAGAGAAGCAACCAAATGTGCAGTGTCACAGCACTACCAGCAGGAGGAAGCAGTGAAGAGGCTTCAGAGATCCATAAACCAAG GGTGTCAGCTGCGGCATTTAAGACAGTGGAGGAGACAAACCAGAGAGACTTTCATGGACAGGCTGCATATGGAAAAAGCCAGACAGCACCACAATTTCAAACTCCTGTCCAAAGCAATGAAAATGTGGAACATGTATCACTTCCAACACCGAAAACACAAG GTGATGAAACGACAAGGGATCCTGTTGCTGAAATTAAAGCTGAACCAGACCTActttgaaaaatggaaaataaag ctgcagcacagacagagagaagttTACCAGACTGAGCAGGCACTCTGGCACTGGTCTCTAACGCTACAGGCCAAG GTTCTGTATGGATGGAGACTGTGGGTCTCTGAGCAACGCAGAAGGCAGGAGCAGGCGGCCAGAGCTGCATTGGTTTACAGAAATCAGCTGCTGAAGGAGGGTGTGACACGCATTCTCACATATGCAGCTCATATGAATGATCTCACAGCGAGcatcacacaacagacacacaaacaa AGGTCACACCATCTCCAAAGAGTGGTGAAACGTTGTGCTATGCACTGGAAACAGCGGGCACTCTGTAAACCACAACAAGAACAAGTAATCCAGAAACAACCATCAAAAAAAACCGTGACCTTCAGTTTGACTGCCCCTGGGCTGACCTCGGCTGACTCAGTGGAGCAGGAAGACGAAGGAGTGCTCTGCAAGCT GCTTCCCACCCATACGCCTCGACGGCAGCCACGCTGCAGTGCAGAACTGTTTGAGTCCCCACTTATGGTCTCTACACATGAAGG caccCATAACCACTGTGGCATCAGCAACACTAATGCAATCTCTCTACAAAAAAAGCATCACGCAGTGCCATTCTTCCTTCATCCTTCCAAAGTCCTTGTTTGCACCACACATCAAAGCACCGCCATTACTAAACCTTCTGAGCCTCTTGTGTCTGGAGTGGACTCCTCTCAGGGGATCCATGACCAAGATCTTCTTTTACCTCCGTCTGCTTTCTTGCCCACTGGATTTCAAAATATG ttGGGAAAGACACACAGCCTCAGCTCAAGAACTGCCCCAGCTGAGTCTTCTCATCAGTTTGTTAAACATAAATCCAAATATCCAG cAACACCTTTGCAAGTATCTAGTGAAGaaactgaatgttttcatgGAAAAGAGGAATTAACTGGTCCCACAGCAACTCTGACAAGAGAACTGCTCAGCATTCAGCAGGACATGAAGAGTTTCCAAGAGGACAGGAAACGGCTTcg GGGATGGCAAAAACTGAAAGAGATATTGAAAACATGGCTGCAGACCACTGGAGAGGATGAACAAATGGACAAAGATTCTGTTTGTCAGGAGTTGCTTGTG TTGGAGGAACGTATTGAGAGCCTGTCCAGTGATCTAGGAAAACGAAGGCCAGTGATGCTGCTGCACTCAGAGAGAATCCAGCACTTACAGAGCGTCCTCCATACTTTAGGAGTTACTTCTTcctttcaaaaaataaaagacatggAATGTAACCACTCTCCATTTACAACCTAA